A part of Citrifermentans bremense genomic DNA contains:
- a CDS encoding Arm DNA-binding domain-containing protein yields MKNKMENKRNDGCVCRKRGSAKLYLDFYYNKRRVVKTTGFDDTPENREQAQKILDGIIQKIAEGKFVFAKAFPGASEREKAYHAKFEGWTYRPEPSDITFETYVGEWKDTVWTSFRSETKKDDYEQALDDWLVPYFGDKTFEDLTGTELQIFIGQLRWRSGKNKGKPLSGSRVRNILIPLRAIWRSARSKYRWHHLEDPFEFVKDEKAVPRKKAKKPLVFRFHEWQNVLVHMDSFYRPMAEIMVMTGMIGSEMAGLRRQDIGDQSITVINSVVPRRKKKEKLEKEELKNDYRTGRCIPITSALRSRLDDVLARHDGDYVFTMKDGSRFCQNRFRQGAWETAFRRASMPQRHPYTTRHTFAAWSLTLRMDPGRLVKLMGHNTKKMIYEVYGDYVEGLEDDLMSILSYFGKDFVAQKRRELFALSLLDGESYGESQHVGLRNQS; encoded by the coding sequence ATGAAAAATAAGATGGAAAACAAGAGGAATGACGGCTGTGTCTGCAGGAAGCGTGGATCGGCCAAGCTGTACCTGGATTTCTATTACAACAAAAGGAGAGTCGTTAAAACGACGGGGTTTGACGATACCCCCGAAAACAGGGAGCAGGCCCAGAAGATACTGGATGGCATAATCCAGAAAATAGCCGAAGGAAAGTTCGTTTTCGCCAAGGCTTTCCCTGGCGCATCTGAACGGGAAAAGGCCTACCATGCAAAATTCGAGGGATGGACTTATCGCCCTGAACCATCAGACATCACGTTTGAGACATATGTTGGGGAATGGAAAGATACAGTCTGGACATCTTTCAGGTCCGAGACCAAAAAGGACGATTACGAGCAAGCCCTGGATGACTGGCTGGTGCCATACTTCGGTGATAAGACATTTGAAGACCTAACCGGCACTGAACTGCAAATTTTTATCGGCCAGCTGCGTTGGCGTAGTGGGAAAAATAAAGGCAAGCCTCTTTCAGGTTCGAGGGTCCGGAACATCCTAATTCCGCTTCGGGCTATCTGGCGCAGTGCCCGTAGTAAGTATCGTTGGCATCATCTGGAGGACCCGTTCGAGTTCGTTAAGGACGAAAAAGCGGTCCCCCGTAAAAAGGCCAAAAAACCTCTGGTTTTTAGGTTTCACGAGTGGCAAAACGTACTCGTGCACATGGATTCCTTCTACCGGCCGATGGCTGAAATTATGGTGATGACTGGCATGATCGGGAGCGAAATGGCTGGTCTGCGTCGGCAGGATATCGGCGACCAGAGCATCACGGTCATCAATTCGGTGGTCCCACGACGTAAAAAGAAGGAGAAGCTTGAGAAGGAAGAGCTGAAGAATGATTATCGGACTGGCCGTTGCATTCCAATCACGTCCGCGCTCCGTAGCCGACTCGATGATGTGCTGGCGAGGCACGATGGAGACTACGTCTTCACCATGAAAGATGGGTCCAGGTTTTGCCAGAACCGGTTCCGGCAAGGTGCTTGGGAGACCGCGTTTCGAAGGGCCAGCATGCCACAGAGGCACCCGTATACCACTCGTCATACATTTGCTGCATGGTCTCTTACCTTACGCATGGACCCGGGGCGCCTGGTCAAGCTCATGGGGCACAACACGAAAAAAATGATTTATGAGGTGTATGGTGATTACGTCGAGGGGCTCGAGGATGATCTGATGTCCATCTTGTCGTACTTCGGGAAGGAT
- a CDS encoding MerR family transcriptional regulator, with amino-acid sequence MSDEHIGDSERSDFQLLTTEEFCKRFGIGRTKLFEMKKAGTLVRGRHYMQFGRKVLFPWGPEFLQRLLSDCMVVASPAPRFADQDEGNNRAKTACGKRQSKINADYCLGG; translated from the coding sequence ATGAGTGATGAACATATAGGGGATAGTGAGCGCTCCGATTTTCAGCTTTTGACGACGGAAGAGTTCTGCAAGCGCTTTGGGATTGGGAGGACCAAGCTTTTTGAGATGAAAAAAGCCGGCACCCTCGTTAGAGGGCGGCACTACATGCAGTTTGGTAGAAAAGTTCTGTTCCCGTGGGGACCTGAGTTCCTGCAGAGATTGCTGTCGGACTGCATGGTCGTGGCGTCCCCCGCGCCCCGCTTTGCTGATCAAGATGAAGGGAATAATAGGGCAAAAACGGCATGTGGGAAAAGACAGTCCAAAATCAACGCCGATTATTGTCTTGGTGGGTGA
- a CDS encoding helix-turn-helix domain containing protein, whose product MKIREREQGETSVAPSKDVKQEAWIAAFQEYSMTGNIAKVCQKHGVNRRRFREKLVRFQENGVAGLADQRHSQNARIAGPAYDKVVAVALRNEGASSKMISYTMRLNGVKISPSSIQRILRKEGLTSKKARLERLEEIWKKREDPRYAEIIGDRASVQKVVERIATINPRVRMYKSRSTTPGARVVHDVHFVGVYCGQKYFCNMVIDTCSSYAIATLQTTDRAKEDYDFLLETLPTFAELGAPIQEINTDLNPRYDRLLNSLIDRIADKLKDGLKGKSMDKLKAEINFEHRRERCTPGRHLGYIDHFVRRVRTDFFNTPNLQDISSSFEQINTQFQHWLHQYNSSSSEGFPNFGQSPLQSILDSKGQQAEN is encoded by the coding sequence GTGAAGATTAGAGAACGTGAGCAGGGAGAGACCAGCGTGGCGCCTTCTAAGGATGTGAAACAAGAGGCATGGATTGCAGCTTTTCAGGAGTATTCGATGACGGGGAACATCGCAAAGGTCTGCCAAAAACACGGAGTCAACAGGCGAAGGTTTCGGGAAAAACTAGTGCGTTTTCAGGAGAATGGAGTGGCAGGCTTAGCGGATCAAAGACATTCACAAAACGCCAGGATCGCAGGACCAGCCTACGACAAGGTAGTTGCAGTAGCTTTGAGAAATGAGGGAGCCTCCTCGAAAATGATTTCTTATACGATGCGCCTAAATGGCGTGAAAATTAGCCCATCATCGATACAACGCATACTCCGAAAGGAAGGGCTCACATCTAAAAAGGCTAGACTAGAGCGGCTTGAGGAAATCTGGAAAAAGCGCGAGGACCCGCGATACGCCGAGATCATTGGAGATCGCGCCTCGGTTCAAAAAGTTGTCGAGAGAATAGCCACAATCAATCCTAGGGTGAGGATGTACAAAAGCAGGTCAACTACCCCAGGGGCAAGAGTTGTCCATGATGTTCATTTCGTAGGAGTTTATTGTGGTCAGAAATATTTTTGTAACATGGTGATTGATACTTGTAGTTCATATGCCATTGCCACCCTTCAGACCACCGACAGAGCCAAAGAGGATTACGACTTCCTTCTGGAAACTCTGCCGACTTTTGCAGAACTTGGAGCACCAATTCAAGAAATAAATACGGATCTTAACCCTAGATATGACAGATTACTAAATAGCCTAATAGACAGAATAGCAGATAAACTGAAGGACGGGTTGAAGGGCAAGTCGATGGACAAGCTGAAGGCTGAAATAAACTTCGAGCATCGTCGGGAAAGGTGTACTCCTGGAAGACATCTTGGGTATATCGACCACTTCGTCAGAAGGGTGCGCACCGATTTTTTCAATACACCCAACCTGCAGGACATTTCCAGTTCATTTGAACAGATCAACACGCAGTTCCAGCATTGGCTCCACCAATACAACAGTAGCAGCAGTGAAGGCTTCCCCAATTTCGGGCAGTCTCCTTTGCAGTCCATCCTTGACAGCAAAGGGCAGCAAGCCGAAAATTAA